The DNA sequence TGTATTTCCATCCAGAGCGACTCCGTTTTATGACCCTCGACAAGCACGCCGAATAAATCTTTTTGAGCCTCAAAACTCACACCTCGGGTCCTTATTTATTTAGAATAAATGCGCACGAGCACTGGATCGTTACTATGCCAGCTTGTGATAATTTTGCTCGGCAATGTCTTTTTAACGACCTGTCCAGATGACGCAAGAATCATAGTGGTTGCGTCGAGTTTATCGAGTGTATCAACAACCGATAGGTTAGGGTAGTTTCTCTGCATAACTTGATAAAACGCCAGCTGATCGCTGCTCACTACTAGTTTCACTTTTTCATTTGAACGGCTACGGATTTCCTGTCTCACCATTCTAAACTCCATGTTGTACCCATAGGCGACGGTCGAGCTATAATTCTGGTTACTCAGATACTGCATGAGAGACGTGCAGGCCACCGCCATCACTAGGACGGATAACATGACGACCGCTGTACCGCGCGCATAAGGATTTCGCGGGAATAGCGAGTACCATTTGCTTATTAACACCTCCATACCGAGAGCCGTTAATAATGTGATCGGCAACAATAGCAGATAAATCAGCCCGGGCTGGCGTAGGCTAATAACCAACGTCATAGCTAACGTTGATAGCACTAGATAAGACCTGGCAGAAAACGCATCAACTAAAGCCCTCGTGATACCGATCACCACCAATAACAACCCGACAATCGTGATAACCGGCACCATGATACCTTGCACCAGCTCCGCCGATGATCCAAACAACGCGTCCAGAACCGCCGTGAGATGAGCGATTGACCATTGACCGTCAAATAATAGCAATTGATACAGTGTCTCTGAGCCGCCATTTGACCAATGCAACGCCACTGTCCAGATCAACGGCAACATTAGGCAAAAGGCCAGTAATGTCGCCAAAAGCATCTTCCAGACTTTGATACGCACCAATAATAACCGCACCTTTGGATGTAACAGCCCAGTCAATAGCAAGGCGATAGTCACATATAGGCCGCCCGGGAAATAAATGAGCAGCGCCAGACAGATCCCAACGGCGATCTTTGCCGCCAGAGCCACTAGCTTTGATCGTTTATCGACTACGATAGTCGTCGCAGCAGCTAACGCGCAGACGATCAGGAACAATACCATAGCAGCTGGCGTCCCACCCCTGGCCAGGCTGATAAATAGCACCGAGGCGGACATCAATAGGCCACCAATCATAGCCAGGCTGAATCTCGACCACTTCTTGATCAGGAAAAACATCCCAGCGGCGACCAAGCACATCAATATGACAGCTGGTAATCTCACAGAAAAGGTCGATAATCCGAATATGTGGATGCTGGTGCTCTGCAAAAGGTTCCATGGCAAATTGACGAGCCAATCAGAGCTAGCCGATACGGCTAGCGGCGACCAATGTCCACTGATCGATGCCGCTGTCATTTCCGCCTCGGTTAGTCCACCGGGCAGCGACCAAAAATTATATCCCGCGAGCAATGCGGTGATAATAATAAAAAAGCCAAATCCCCATAAAACCCGATGTCGATAGAAAATCGATCGACGCAAAGAATCTTTCTTCATTGTTCGACCATTGTACCATATGCTATACTATTCCAGTAAATCGAAGGAGGAAACATGGCCGGAATGAAAGATCAAATGGCATTAGTGATGAAATTGAAAAAGGCTCAAAAAGAGCTATCCAAAGAAGTTGTTGAGGTCGAGGCCGGTGATGGCGCCGTCGTCGTCCAGATCAATGGCGAACTAAAAATCGTTAGCGTCAAGCTCGATCCTGAATTGATTGACCTCGATAATGTCGCCGAGCTAGAAGGCTGGATCAAGGCCGCCATGCGCGACGGACTAAAGGAAGCCCAAGAAGTCGCTGCTGAAAAAATGAAACCGCTCATGGGTGGTCTCAGCGGCCTCGGGATGTAAGCTATCGAATGAATAGTTCCGCTCTACCACGTGCGTTATCGAACCTCATAGACGCCTTTGGGGCTTTGCCTGGTGTGGGCGCACGCACTGCTGAACGCTATGCCTATGCTGTTTTAAAAGGTGATCATAGCAAAGCCGCTCAGCTATCGTCGTCTCTAGCTAAAATTCATAATTCGATAAAGTTGTGTCCGAAGACTTTTGCACTCATTGACGCCGACCAAGAGTTATCATCGCTCTATACCGATCCAGAACGCGACCGCACGGTCGTTGCCGTAGTCGAGGAGCCATTTGACGTTGTCGCGCTCGAAAACACCCATCAGTTCAAAGGTACTTATCACGTGCTAGGCGGTGCCATTTCGCCAATTGATGGCGTCGGGCCCGAGCAGCTACATATCCCAGAACTCATCCACCGCCTGCGTGAAGACAAGACTCGCGAAGTCATCCTCGCCACCAACGCCAGCGTCGAGGGTGAATCAACCGCACTCTATATCCAGAAACAGCTCGAGGAAGCCGACCTAGGTGATATTAAAATCACCCGACTAGCTCGCGGTCTACCGATCGGCGTCGATCTCGAATACGCCGATCAAATTACGCTGACACACGCCCTCAACGGCCGCCGCGAATTATAAATTTACAATCTCAAATAGTTTTAATAACCGATCAACAATCAAAAATTCTTGTTTGACCTGCTCGGTTGTCTCTAGTAGCTCGCGTGCTTTTTTGATCTCTACCCATCTAACATCATCATGTTCATGGTCATGCAACTCTGTTTCTCTAATAATTTCCATCGCAAAATAATGCGTCGTTTTGTCGGTAAAAATAGTGGTTTTTGGATGCGTAAATTGATCGTGAATGACACCTAGATAGCCAATAATTTTTCCGCTCTTGCCGCTTTCCTCTAGGGTTTCACGCAGGGCGCAATCTTCGAGTGTCTCGTTATGCCCCAGAGTACCTTTCGGCAGATGGTAGTGATCGCCATCGTTTTCATGTCTCACTAATACGGCAATTTCGATCATTCCGGACACGTT is a window from the Candidatus Saccharibacteria bacterium genome containing:
- a CDS encoding glycosyltransferase family 39 protein — protein: MKKDSLRRSIFYRHRVLWGFGFFIIITALLAGYNFWSLPGGLTEAEMTAASISGHWSPLAVSASSDWLVNLPWNLLQSTSIHIFGLSTFSVRLPAVILMCLVAAGMFFLIKKWSRFSLAMIGGLLMSASVLFISLARGGTPAAMVLFLIVCALAAATTIVVDKRSKLVALAAKIAVGICLALLIYFPGGLYVTIALLLTGLLHPKVRLLLVRIKVWKMLLATLLAFCLMLPLIWTVALHWSNGGSETLYQLLLFDGQWSIAHLTAVLDALFGSSAELVQGIMVPVITIVGLLLVVIGITRALVDAFSARSYLVLSTLAMTLVISLRQPGLIYLLLLPITLLTALGMEVLISKWYSLFPRNPYARGTAVVMLSVLVMAVACTSLMQYLSNQNYSSTVAYGYNMEFRMVRQEIRSRSNEKVKLVVSSDQLAFYQVMQRNYPNLSVVDTLDKLDATTMILASSGQVVKKTLPSKIITSWHSNDPVLVRIYSK
- a CDS encoding YbaB/EbfC family nucleoid-associated protein, producing the protein MAGMKDQMALVMKLKKAQKELSKEVVEVEAGDGAVVVQINGELKIVSVKLDPELIDLDNVAELEGWIKAAMRDGLKEAQEVAAEKMKPLMGGLSGLGM
- the recR gene encoding recombination protein RecR, which produces MNSSALPRALSNLIDAFGALPGVGARTAERYAYAVLKGDHSKAAQLSSSLAKIHNSIKLCPKTFALIDADQELSSLYTDPERDRTVVAVVEEPFDVVALENTHQFKGTYHVLGGAISPIDGVGPEQLHIPELIHRLREDKTREVILATNASVEGESTALYIQKQLEEADLGDIKITRLARGLPIGVDLEYADQITLTHALNGRREL
- a CDS encoding NUDIX domain-containing protein, with the translated sequence MDNTSEWRATNDWPYHICAGGIIFRNVSGMIEIAVLVRHENDGDHYHLPKGTLGHNETLEDCALRETLEESGKSGKIIGYLGVIHDQFTHPKTTIFTDKTTHYFAMEIIRETELHDHEHDDVRWVEIKKARELLETTEQVKQEFLIVDRLLKLFEIVNL